TGCTGAGATAGTCGGTGAGCTTCAAAAGCAGGGAAAAAAAATCGTTTTGACCAACGGCTGTTTTGATCTGCTGCATGCCGGGCACATCCGGCTCTTTCAAGCGTCGCGACAGTTGGGCGATGTGCTGATTGTCGCCCTTGATGATGATGCCTCAGTTAAAAAACTCAAAGGGGCCGGCCGGCCGGTCCTGCTGGCCCAGGAGCGGGTCCGGATCCTGAGCGCACTGGACAGCATTGATTATGTGGTGGTTTTTGCCGATGCGGAACTGCCCCGGCTGATTGAAAGCCTGCGCCCCGACATTCTCACCAAAGGGAGCAACTATGAGGCGGCCGAGGTATTCGGACACGACCTGGTGGAAAAGCACGGCGGCCGGGTGGCCCTGGTAAAGGTTACCGAGGAAATCTCATCCAGCCGCATTATTGATGCCATTAAAAAGGGGGGATGAAAAGAACCCGGCTAACGGCTCAGGGCTTACGGCGAAGGGAAAAGAGGGGGGCTTTCCGTGTGCCATGAGCCTTGCGCCTGTCTCTTAAATTTTGAAAACATAATGGCTTATCTGCTGTTTTCGACCCTTGACCCCCTGGAATCCTGGAACCCTCTATTAAGATGTTTGCCATTACCGAAAAACCCGAAGGGCTCGTCTTTAAAATTTTTGTGCAGCCCAAGGCATCCAAGAACATGATAGCGGGCCTTTATGGTGACGCCCTCAAAATAAAACTGACCGCCCCGCCGGTGGAAGGGGCCGCCAACCGGATGTGCCTTAAATACCTGGCAAAATGCCTCAAAATCCCCCCGGCTTCACTTGAAATTCTTTCCGGCCACAGCAGCCGCACCAAGCGAATCCTGCTTCGCTATGAAAACGATAATGGTTCCAAAACAGAAAAAAAGCGCATTATGGAAAAGGTGATGGGACTGCTGCCGGGGTCGTAACTTTTCTCCCAATTAATCCCCCCGCTTTTTGTTGGTTTCCCAGCATCCTGCCTTATAGCCTCCTGCTTTCCAGCCTATTTGCATTTCACTTGAACCCCGGACCCCTCGGCTCCTTGAATCTTTTCAGGATTATCGACTAATTTGGAGATGATCCTGAATTAATTGCACTTGACAGACGTCTTTAATTCAGTTAAAAGTTCAATTCTTCAATGCGGGGTGGAGCAGTCTGGTAGCTCGTCGGGCTCATAACCCGAAGGTCGTTGGTTCGAATCCAGCCCCCGCTACCATAATAATAACAGGGACTTAGATCATTCCTAAGCCCCTTTTTTTATGCCGATATTCAGCCAGTATCAAAAAGGTATGGTTACAATTATATGGCGGCATAGCCAAGTGGTAAGGCAGCGGATTGCAACTCCGTAATCCCCTGGCTCGACTCCGGGTGCCGCCTTCATAAATCACAAAAGATTGGCTAAACAGACGGTCCCTCTTTAATTGCAGATTCTTCCAATTCTACTGTCCATGCAGATCCTGAATCAACGGTAAAAACCCAATGGTTTACACTTTTCAGCCTCTAAATATGTAACGATGAAACTTAACAATAAGTTCTTAAGGCGTTCACTTCGGGTTATTTTTAGGTATGCGCTTTTTCAATTACCGGACCTCTTTATACTGATTTTAATCTTACTCATTCTGCAGCATTTTCTGAAAATACACGGGTATGCGATATTAATTATCATAGGTATTTGGATTTTAAAAGACATCGCTCTATATCCGTTTATTGGCCGCTTTTATGATCCAGATTACCAGAAAGACTGGTTTTCAATGGTGGGTAAAAAAGGAATTGTAAAGAAATCGCTTAAACCAAAAGGTAAAATTCTTGTAAAGGGAGAGTTGTGGAAAGCCGAAGTAGTGGAAAAGGACATAACAATTCATAGCGGTGAAACGGTTGTGGTTCAGGGAATTAAAGGTCTAAATCTGTTGGTTGTGCCAGAAATTTCGCAGAAAACCCTAACTAATGATC
This window of the Desulfobacterales bacterium genome carries:
- a CDS encoding DUF167 domain-containing protein; translation: MFAITEKPEGLVFKIFVQPKASKNMIAGLYGDALKIKLTAPPVEGAANRMCLKYLAKCLKIPPASLEILSGHSSRTKRILLRYENDNGSKTEKKRIMEKVMGLLPGS
- a CDS encoding NfeD family protein, with the protein product MKLNNKFLRRSLRVIFRYALFQLPDLFILILILLILQHFLKIHGYAILIIIGIWILKDIALYPFIGRFYDPDYQKDWFSMVGKKGIVKKSLKPKGKILVKGELWKAEVVEKDITIHSGETVVVQGIKGLNLLVVPEISQKTLTNDPA